The Raphanus sativus cultivar WK10039 chromosome 2, ASM80110v3, whole genome shotgun sequence genome includes a region encoding these proteins:
- the LOC108820298 gene encoding protein phosphatase 2C 70, with amino-acid sequence MAMLEMNNSIVILLLCLMVLMLFLFSLVILFACKPWRYLPLFRSSRFSTFKLGDLQRPLVTDDEHLIQGQTSEEGSREYDLEGACYQNEGLLQGGQAYKPRLPSSSPLLNQGQTLKHPAGRVSVEEVETDDLQDNNTSQNLQHDLEKDTLSDLSPGLVSELSPGLVNDQRSWLCLEVISGPSIGIQLAVDSLSTSKLPLNLGRVPPSSMILKDPEVSGNHAQITWNSTISKWELVDMGSLNGTLLNSRSVRHPDIGSRKWGQPVGLASEDIITLGTTTKVYVLISSQNEFKTPFRIGVASDPMALRRGGRKLPMEDVCYYKWPLPGVNKFGLFCVCDGHGGAGAAQSAVKIIPEVLANILSDSLEKEKVLSQRDATDVLRVVLAKTEARLNDHLYEGCTATVLLVWKDSEENFFAQCANLGDSACVINLDGRYIQMTEDHRVSSLTERKRIQEAGLALKEGVTRIHGINLARMLGDKFIKEQDERFSAEPYISEPLRIDQSNKDVFAVLASDGLWDVVSPKKAVQLVLQMREKESGTEDGAEKIAKGLLDQANVMRTKDNTTIMYLDFDLSL; translated from the exons ATGGCGATGTTAGAGATGAACAATAgtattgtaatattattattatgtttgaTGGTGCTTATGTTGTTTCTCTTCTCCCTCGTCATCCTCTTCGCCTGCAAGCCATGGCGCTACCTTCCCCTTTTCCGATCCTCTCGTTTCTCTACCTTCAAG TTGGGGGATTTGCAGAGGCCGCTTGTAACTGATGATGAGCATTTGATCCAAGGACAAACCAGTGAGGAGGGGTCAAGGGAATATGATTTAGAGGGAGCTTGTTACCAGAATGAAGGCCTTTTGCAAGGGGGACAGGCTTACAAACCAAggcttccttcttcttctcctcttctcaacCAAG GTCAAACGCTTAAACATCCAGCTGGCAGAGTTAGCGTGGAAGAAGTGGAAACGGATGACTTGCAGGATAACAACACAAGTCAGAACCTACAACATGATCTGGAAAAGGATACACTTTCCGACCTTTCTCCAGGGCTTGTTTCCGAGCTTTCTCCAGGGCTTGTCAATGATCAAA GAAGTTGGCTGTGCCTGGAGGTCATTTCTGGTCCTTCCATTGGGATTCAACTTGCTGTTGACTCCCTAAGTACTTCCAAGCTGCCATTGAACCTTGGAAGGGTTCCTCCTTCTTCTATGATATTGAAGGACCCAGAGGTTTCAGGGAATCATGCACAAATTACATGGAACTCTACT ATATCTAAATGGGAGCTGGTAGACATGGGTAGTCTAAATGGAACTCTCTTGAACTCTCGGTCAGTACGTCATCCTGATATAGGCAGCCGAAAGTGGGGTCAACCCGTCGGGCTTGCAAGTGAAGATATAATAACTTTGGGAACAACGACTAAGGTCTAT GTCCTTATCTCATCTCAGAATGAGTTTAAGACACCGTTCAGAATTGGTGTGGCCTCAGATCCCATGGCTTTACGTCGAGGAGGCAGGAAACTTCCAATGGAAGATGTTTGTTATTACAAGTGGCCGCTTCCTGGGGTTAATAAG TTTGGGCTGTTTTGTGTTTGTGATGGACATGGGGGAGCTGGGGCTGCTCAATCCGCAGTAAA AATTATTCCGGAGGTTCTGGCGAATATTTTATCAGACTCTCTGGAGAAGGAGAAAGTGTTATCACAGCGAGATGCTACGGATGTCCTGAGGGTCGTGCTTGCGAAAACAGAAGCACGCTTGAATGATCACCTATATGAG GGTTGTACAGCTACTGTTCTCTTAGTCTGGAAAGACAGTGAAGAAAATTTCTTCGCACAATGTGCCAATCTTGGTGATTCAGCATGTGTAATCAA CCTTGATGGGAGATATATACAAATGACTGAAGATCATCGAGTGAGTAGCTTGACCGAGAGAAAACGAATTCAAGAAGCAGGACTAGCTTTGAAAGAAGGAGTTACTAGGATCCATG GTATAAACCTTGCGCGGATGCTTGGAGACAAATTTATAAAGGAGCAAGACGAACGTTTCAGCGCAGAGCCTTATATAAGTGAACCTTTGCGTATCGATCAATCTAATAAAGACGTGTTTGCTGTATTGGCTAG TGATGGACTATGGGATGTGGTGAGTCCGAAGAAGGCTGTCCAGCTGGTGCTTCAG ATGCGAGAGAAAGAGAGCGGGACAGAAGATGGTGCAGAGAAAATAGCAAAGGGTTTACTTGATCAAGCTAATGTGATGCGTACAAAGGACAACACCACCATTATGTACTTAGATTTTGATCTTTCTTTGTAA
- the LOC108843718 gene encoding caffeoylshikimate esterase, producing the protein MGLHPIADADESNPFGSLSAEEFYAKHSVSHSSAFITNPRGLKLFTQWWSPLPPTPPIGIVAVVHGFTGESSWFLQLTSILFAKSGFITCAIDHQGHGFSDGLVAHIPDINPVVDDCISFFDDFRSRSPPDLPCFLYSESLGGAIALYVSLRQRGGVWDGLILNGAMCGISDKFKPPWPLEHLLFVVANLIPTWRVIPTRGSIPDVSFKEPWKRKLALASPRRTVARPRAATAYELIRICNELQERFEEVEVPLLIVHGGGDVVCDPACVEELHRRAGSEDKTIKIYPEMWHQMVGESEENVDLVYGDILDWLKSRAGSAAERKREGRGGA; encoded by the coding sequence ATGGGTCTCCACCCAATCGCCGACGCCGACGAGAGCAACCCCTTCGGCTCTCTCTCCGCCGAAGAATTCTACGCAAAACACTCCGTCTCCCACTCCTCCGCCTTCATCACCAACCCTCGCGGCCTCAAACTCTTCACCCAGTGGTGGTCCCCACTCCCTCCGACTCCTCCCATCGGCATCGTCGCCGTCGTCCACGGCTTCACCGGCGAATCCAGCTGGTTCCTCCAGCTCACCTCCATCCTCTTCGCCAAATCCGGCTTCATCACCTGCGCCATCGACCACCAGGGCCACGGATTCTCCGACGGCCTCGTCGCTCACATCCCCGACATCAACCCCGTCGTCGACGACTGCATCTCCTTCTTCGACGACTTCCGCAGCCGTTCTCCTCCGGATCTCCCCTGCTTCCTCTACTCCGAGTCCCTAGGCGGCGCGATCGCTCTCTACGTCTCGCTCCGCCAGAGAGGAGGCGTCTGGGACGGGCTCATCCTCAACGGCGCCATGTGCGGGATCAGCGACAAGTTCAAACCCCCGTGGCCGTTGGAGCACCTGCTCTTCGTCGTCGCGAACCTCATCCCCACCTGGCGCGTCATCCCCACTCGCGGCTCCATCCCCGACGTCTCGTTCAAGGAGCCGTGGAAGAGGAAGCTCGCGCTGGCTAGCCCCAGGAGGACGGTGGCGAGACCGCGCGCCGCCACGGCCTACGAGCTTATCCGAATCTGCAATGAGTTGCAGGAGAGGTTCGAGGAAGTTGAGGTCCCGCTTCTGATCGTGCACGGGGGAGGGGACGTTGTTTGTGATCCGGCGTGCGTGGAGGAGCTTCATCGGCGAGCCGGGAGCGAGGATAAGACGATCAAGATCTATCCGGAGATGTGGCATCAGATGGTTGGGGAATCGGAGGAGAATGTTGATCTGGTTTACGGTGATATCTTGGATTGGCTTAAGAGTCGAGCGGGAAGCGCTGCGGAGAGGAAACGGGAGGGACGCGGCGGAGCTTAG
- the LOC108843624 gene encoding uncharacterized protein LOC108843624, whose translation MAEKEFAQEADVKIRAAAAASDLEQMAAESSVVPDFERGRFYDVYSARRNERLKRKNGGEEEDAEVKGTLYNLGVDPMPTKRRGTFKKKKTVVETSTTTPRYSLRSTVNKDNKKPLSVAVSTMKTVKSTRRVMSI comes from the coding sequence ATGGCAGAGAAAGAGTTTGCCCAAGAAGCAGATGTAAAGATCAGAGCTGCTGCTGCGGCTTCGGATCTTGAACAGATGGCTGCAGAGTCCTCCGTGGTTCCAGATTTCGAGAGAGGGAGGTTCTACGACGTGTATTCAGCCAGGAGGAACGAGAGGTTGAAGAGGAAGAacggaggagaagaagaagatgctgaAGTCAAAGGAACTCTGTACAATCTCGGAGTGGATCCTATGCCGACCAAGAGAAGAGGAAcctttaagaagaagaagacggtgGTTGAGACATCAACAACAACGCCGAGGTATTCTCTGAGGAGCACAGTGAACAAAGATAACAAGAAGCCTCTGAGTGTCGCTGTAAGTACTATGAAAACTGTCAAGAGCACCAGGAGGGTTATGAGTATCTGA
- the LOC108843623 gene encoding RAN GTPase-activating protein 2: MSDSRPHTFSIKLWPPSLPTRQALIERITNNLSSKSVFTDKYGSLTVDHATENAKRIEDVAFSTANQQFEREPDGDGASAVQLYAKQCSKLILELLKKGPVAAKGETLSQQESPRETVFDISQGKRAFIEAEEAEELLKPLKELGNGYTKICFSNRSFGLGAARVAEPILASLKDQLKVVDLSDFVAGRPEVEALDVMNIFSNALEGSVLSSLNLSDNALGEKGVRAFGTLLKSLSSLEELYLMNDGISKEAAQAVSELIPSTEKLRVLHFHNNMTGDEGAVAIAEVVKRSPLLESFRCSSTRVDSVGGIALSEALECCAHMKKLDLRDNMFGTEAGVSLGKTLSSYKHLTELYLSYLNLEDEGAIAIAEALKESASPIEVLEMAGNDITVGAASAIAACVAAKQELNKLNLSENELKDEGCVEIAKSLEEDHPKLQYIDMSNNYIRRAGAVALADVVIKKEGFKLLNVDGNIISEEGVEEVKEMFKKKPELLGDLDENDPDGEEGDDDEEEEEKEDEEDGELESKLKNLEVNEDD; encoded by the coding sequence ATGTCTGATTCACGACCCCACACGTTTTCGATTAAGCTCTGGCCCCCGAGTTTACCTACAAGGCAAGCTCTCATCGAGCGCATCACCAACAACCTCTCTTCCAAGTCCGTTTTCACCGACAAGTACGGTTCTTTAACCGTTGACCACGCCACAGAGAATGCTAAGAGGATCGAGGACGTTGCCTTCTCCACTGCTAACCAGCAGTTCGAGAGAGAGCCTGACGGTGACGGCGCTTCCGCTGTTCAGCTTTACGCTAAGCAATGCAGTAAACTCATCTTGGAGCTTCTCAAGAAAGGCCCTGTTGCTGCTAAAGGAGAGACTCTTTCTCAACAAGAGTCTCCTCGTGAGACTGTTTTCGATATCTCTCAAGGAAAAAGGGCTTTTATTGAGGCTGAGGAAGCTGAGGAGCTTCTTAAACCCTTGAAGGAACTTGGGAATGGTTACACTAAGATATGTTTTAGTAATAGGAGTTTTGGTTTAGGAGCTGCTCGTGTCGCTGAGCCTATCTTGGCCTCTCTGAAAGACCAGCTTAAGGTGGTTGACTTGTCTGATTTTGTAGCTGGGAGACCTGAGGTTGAAGCACTTGATGTTATGAACATATTCTCAAACGCTCTGGAAGGTAGTGTCCTCTCGTCTCTCAACTTATCTGACAACGCTTTGGGTGAGAAAGGTGTTAGAGCGTTTGGTACGCTCTTGAAATCTCTGAGCTCTTTGGAAGAGCTTTATCTGATGAACGATGGTATCTCTAAAGAAGCTGCACAGGCCGTCTCAGAGCTGATTCCTTCGACGGAGAAGCTGAGGGTCCTTCATTTTCATAACAACATGACGGGAGATGAAGGTGCGGTTGCAATCGCAGAGGTTGTCAAGCGCTCGCCGTTATTGGAGAGTTTCAGGTGTTCTTCCACAAGAGTTGACTCTGTTGGAGGGATAGCTTTGTCGGAAGCGCTTGAGTGCTGTGCTCATATGAAGAAGCTTGATCTGAGGGATAACATGTTTGGCACAGAAGCTGGAGTTTCTCTGGGGAAAACTCTTTCGAGCTACAAACATTTGACTGAGCTTTACTTGAGTTATCTAAACCTAGAggatgaaggtgcaatagccataGCGGAGGCTCTCAAGGAGTCTGCTTCGCCTATTGAGGTTCTCGAGATGGCGGGGAATGACATAACAGTTGGAGCAGCTTCAGCTATCGCAGCATGTGTAGCAGCGAAACAAGAACTGAACAAGTTGAATTTGTCTGAGAATGAGCTGAAAGATGAGGGATGTGTTGAGATCGCAAAGAGTCTGGAAGAGGATCATCCGAAGTTGCAGTACATTGATATGAGCAATAATTACATAAGAAGGGCAGGAGCGGTGGCCTTGGCTGATGTTGTTATAAAGAAAGAAGGTTTCAAGCTGTTGAACGTCGATGGGAATATCATATCAGAGGAAGGTGTTGAAGAAGTTAAAGAGATGTTCAAGAAAAAGCCAGAGTTACTTGGAGATTTGGATGAGAATGATCCTGatggagaagaaggagatgatgatgaggaagaggaagaaaaagaagatgaagaggatgGTGAGTTGGAATCAAAGCTGAAGAACCTTGAAGTTAATGAGGATGATTAA
- the LOC108836714 gene encoding uncharacterized protein LOC108836714: protein MEEDSDTDSGRAWSVDTEDEDGVVRSPRINYLNMRDPEPEWDKDSFDGYEYFNPEDRKTFSDEEEYKEFRDFKIQAWKNGGFFEEDPFRSIFPLPDLEQPFRNMTTREYLADIVSLCVNKLNEVKGSTVEFASIVRGNLKAGDGWKLYITFMAREYPSGPLKEYQAKAMDFAGGQEPPFPILCRPAPPYHVLIQRLA from the coding sequence ATGGAAGAGGACAGCGATACCGACAGCGGACGCGCATGGTCTGTCGACACCGAAGACGAAGACGGAGTGGTGAGATCTCCTAGGATTAACTACCTAAACATGCGAGACCCGGAACCGGAGTGGGATAAGGACAGCTTCGACGGTTACGAATACTTCAATCCCGAGGACCGTAAAACTTTTTCTGACGAGGAAGAGTACAAAGAGTTCCGCGACTTTAAGATCCAGGCCTGGAAGAATGGGGGTTTTTTTGAAGAAGATCCCTTCAGGTCCATCTTCCCCCTCCCTGATTTGGAACAGCCGTTTAGAAACATGACCACGAGGGAATATTTGGCGGATATTGTGTCCTTATGTGTTAACAAGCTCAACGAGGTGAAGGGTTCAACTGTGGAATTCGCAAGTATCGTGAGAGGCAATCTAAAAGCAGGAGATGGGTGGAAGCTGTACATTACCTTTATGGCTCGAGAGTATCCGAGTGGGCCTCTCAAGGAGTATCAAGCCAAGGCCATGGATTTTGCAGGAGGCCAAGAACCTCCCTTTCCTATTCTGTGCAGACCAGCCCCTCCCTACCATGTCCTAATACAAAGACTTGCATAA
- the LOC108819301 gene encoding calcium-dependent protein kinase 34 yields the protein MGNCCGRDTGNNNGEPTYENGVSAEASVKASRHPPASPPPATKQGPIGPVLGRPMEDVKSSYSLGKELGRGQFGVTHLCTQKATGLQFACKTIAKRKLANKEDIEDVRREVQIMHHLTGQPNIVELKGAYEDKHSVHLVMELCAGGELFDRIIAKGHYSERAAASLLRTIVQIIHTCHSMGVIHRDLKPENFLLLNKDENSPLKATDFGLSVFYKPGEEFKDIVGSAYYIAPEVLRRKYGPEADIWSIGVMLYILLSGVPPFWAESENGIFNAILSGQIDFSTDPWPAISHQAKDLVRKMLNSDPKQRLTAAQVLNHPWIKEDGEAPDVPLDNAVMSRLKQFKAMNNFKKVALRVIAGCLSEEEIMGLKEMFKGMDTDDSGTITLEELRQGLAKQGTRLSEYEVQQLMEAADADGNGTIDYGEFIAATMHINRLDREEHLYSAFQHFDKDSSGYITMEELEQALREFGMNDGRDIKEIISEVDGDNDGRINYEEFVAMMRKGNPDPNPKKRREMSFK from the exons ATGGGAAATTGTTGCGGACGAGACACAGGGAACAACAATGGCGAACCCACTTATGAAAATGGAGTCAGTGCTGAAGCCTCTGTGAAAGCTTCTAGACACCCACCAGCATCTCCTCCTCCTGCAACCAAACAAGGTCCAATAGGTCCCGTCTTAGGCCGACCAATGGAAGATGTAAAAAGCTCATACTCATTAGGGAAAGAGCTTGGTCGTGGACAGTTCGGTGTGACCCATCTCTGCACGCAAAAGGCCACGGGTTTGCAGTTCGCGTGCAAGACCATTGCCAAAAGGAAGCTGGCGAACAAAGAGGACATTGAGGATGTGAGAAGAGAGGTGCAGATAATGCATCACTTGACGGGTCAACCAAACATCGTGGAGCTTAAAGGAGCATATGAGGATAAACATTCGGTGCATTTGGTCATGGAGCTTTGCGCAGGAGGAGAGCTGTTCGATAGGATCATTGCTAAAGGGCATTACTCTGAGAGAGCTGCTGCTTCCTTGCTAAGGACCATTGTTCAGATTATCCATACTTGTCACTCCATGGGGGTTATTCACAGGGATTTGAAGCCTGAGAACTTTTTGTTGCTTAACAAAGATGAGAACTCTCCTCTCAAGGCCACAGACTTTGGTCTGTCTGTTTTCTACAAGCCAGGAGAGGAGTTCAAAGACATTGTGGGAAGTGCTTATTACATTGCACCTGAGGTTTTGAGGAGGAAGTATGGACCTGAGGCTGATATTTGGAGCATTGGTGTCATGTTGTATATCCTCTTGTCTGGTGTTCCACCTTTCTGGGCTG AGTCAGAGAATGGGATTTTCAACGCCATTCTAAGTGGACAGATTGATTTTTCAACCGATCCATGGCCAGCCATTTCACATCAGGCAAAGGATCTTGTTAGGAAGATGCTCAACTCTGATCCAAAACAAAGATTAACCGCTGCTCAAGTTCTCA ACCATCCATGGATCAAGGAGGATGGAGAAGCACCAGATGTTCCTCTTGACAATGCAGTCATGTCAAGGCTCAAGCAATTCAAAGCAATGAACAATTTCAAGAAAGTTGCTTTAAGG GTGATAGCCGGGTGCTTATCAGAGGAAGAAATCATGGGGTTAAAGGAGATGTTTAAAGGAATGGACACCGATGACAGTGGAACAATAACTCTTGAGGAACTAAGACAGGGACTCGCCAAGCAAGGTACAAGGTTGTCTGAATACGAAGTCCAGCAACTTATGGAAGCT GCTGATGCGGATGGTAATGGAACAATAGACTATGGAGAATTTATAGCAGCAACAATGCACATCAATAGACTTGACAGAGAAGAGCATCTCTACTCAGCTTTCCAACACTTTGACAAAGACAGCAGTGG ATATATTACAATGGAAGAGCTGGAGCAAGCCCTGAGGGAGTTCGGCATGAACGATGGCAGGGACATTAAGGAAATCATCTCTGAGGTTGATGGAGACAAT GATGGGAGGATAAACTATGAGGAATTTGTGGCTATGATGAGAAAAGGAAACCCAGATCCCAACCCTAAGAAGAGGCGTGAAATGTCGTTTAAATGA
- the LOC108818075 gene encoding LOW QUALITY PROTEIN: protein CLT1, chloroplastic (The sequence of the model RefSeq protein was modified relative to this genomic sequence to represent the inferred CDS: inserted 1 base in 1 codon), which produces MATSSGRLIAGSTVSMSSIKRRNANPPQSISLICRNQIQGVPPLLLRSSSSQRSTRLWSIEAVPSAKFWXGSDDFEVAKEEEEKKKKSSDAAPAAGGRTDVPAVVGKREIVIAAALTAALGVGNRVMYKLALIPLKHYPFFLAQLSTFGYVAVYFSILYFRYRAGIVTKEMLSVPKIPFLIVGILESLALTSGMAAAANLSGPSTTVLSQTFLIWQILFSMIFLGRRYRINQIFGCILVAFGVIVSVASGSGAANSFKDAGIFWSLLMVLSFMLQGADTVMKEIIFLDSKKRLKGASLDLFVVNSYGSMFQVICIALLLPFLSKLWGIPFNQLPSYLRDGGACFLNIGAKTTGCEGAPLLPIMFVMMNMAYNISLLRLIKISSAVVSSLASTVSVPIAVYFFTLPLPYLGVASSLPTGFVAGTVILVLGMLLYAWTPSSQTPDSVIPSPTST; this is translated from the exons ATGGCGACGAGCTCCGGCCGGTTAATCGCCGGTTCGACGGTGTCGATGAGCTCAATCAAACGGCGCAATGCGAATCCACCACAATCAATCTCCCTAATCTGTCGAAATCAAATACAAGGCGTACCGCCTCTCCTCCTACGGTCATCATCATCTCAAAGGTCCACCAGGCTATGGTCGATCGAAGCGGTTCCTTCGGCGAAGTTCT ACGGATCTGACGATTTCGAAGTCgccaaggaggaggaggagaagaagaagaagtcatcAGACGCGGCGCCCGCGGCCGGTGGAAGAACCGATGTTCCCGCGGTCGTCGGAAAACGCGAGATAGTTATAGCGGCGGCGCTGACGGCGGCGCTGGGGGTGGGGAACCGCGTAATGTATAAGCTGGCGCTTATTCCTCTCAAGCATTACCCCTTCTTCCTCGCTCAGCTTTCCACTTTCGG GTATGTAGCTGTGTACTTTTCTATCCTGTATTTCAGATACCGAGCTGGGATTGTTACAAAAGAGATGCTATCAGTTCCAAAGATTCCATTTTTAATTGTTGGTATTTTGGAGTCTCTTGCTTTAACTTCTGGGATGGCTGCTGCAG CAAATCTCTCTGGACCATCTACCACAGTTTTATCTCAG ACGTTTCTTATTTGGCAAATTCTAttctccatgatttttctcgGGAGGAGATATAGAATAAACCAAATATTCGGATGCATTCTTGTAGCATTTGGTGTAATCGTCAGTGTGGCAAG TGGATCGGGGGCCGCTAATTCATTTAAAGATGCTGGAATATTTTGGAGTCTTCTTATGGTATTATCTTTTATGCTTCAAGGAGCAGATACAGTAATGAAG GAAATCATCTTTCTAGATAGCAAAAAGCGGTTGAAG GGTGCTTCACTTGATCTCTTTGTTGTAAACTCATATGGTTCAATGTTCCAA GTCATATGCATTGCGttgcttcttccttttctttcaaAACTTTGGGGCATACCGTTTAACCAACTACCAAGCTATCTCAGAGACGGAGGTGCTTGCTTTCTGAACATTGGTGCTAAAACAACAG GATGCGAAGGGGCTCCCCTTCTTCCTATAATGTTTGTCATGATGAATATGGCTTACAACATTTCTCTTCTACGCCTCATCAAGATCTCATCTGCTGTTGTGTCGTCTCTGGCATCCACCGTTTCAG TGCCCATAGCGGTTTACTTCTTCACGCTTCCCTTACCGTACCTTGGGGTCGCATCTTCACTTCCAACAGGGTTCGTGGCAGGCACAGTGATCCTTGTACTTGGCATGCTTCTATATGCTTGGACACCATCATCTCAAACTCCTGATTCGGTTATCCCCTCGCCCACATCAACTTAA